Proteins from a genomic interval of Calypte anna isolate BGI_N300 chromosome 19, bCalAnn1_v1.p, whole genome shotgun sequence:
- the ABHD11 gene encoding LOW QUALITY PROTEIN: protein ABHD11 (The sequence of the model RefSeq protein was modified relative to this genomic sequence to represent the inferred CDS: inserted 1 base in 1 codon) yields the protein MTYEAMSLDVQQLLTRLGITKCILLGHSMGGKTAMTLALQQPDLVERLISVDISPAITTPVSEFSAYISAMKSVKIPDGLSRSAARQMADDQLRSVVQHPQVRQFLLTNLVEVXGRCVWRVNPGGHFPPLVRYHELPVFHKSYPGPALFLGGSNSPYISSQDYPEIQRLFPKADVQYIEGAGHIVHQDKFEEFITAVVKFLALP from the exons gaccCGCCTGGGCATCACCAAGTGCAtcctgctgggacacagcaTGGGGGGCAAGACGGCCATGACGCTGGCCCTGCAGCAG CCAGACCTGGTGGAGCGCCTCATCTCTGTAGACATCAGTCCTGCCATAACCACACCCGTCTCTGAGTTCTCTGCCTACATCTCTGCCATGAAGTCAGTGAAGATCCCAGATGGTCTCTCACGGTCTGCAGCTCGCCAGATGGCTGATGATCAGCTGCGGTCAGTGGTCCAG CATCCACAAGTGAGACAGTTCCTCCTCACCAACCTGGTGGAGG GAGGTCGCTGCGTCTGGAGGGTGAACCCTGGAGGCCATTTCCCACCACTTGTCAGATATCATGAACTTCCTGTCTTCCACAAGTCGTATCCTGGCCCTGCCCTCTTCTTGGGAGGATCCAACTCCCCCTATATCAG ctcccaggactACCCCGAGATCCAACGCCTCTTCCCCAAGGCAGATGTGCAGTACATCGAGGGTGCAGGCCACATAGTCCatcaggataaatttgaggaGTTCATCACTGCTGTTGTAAAATTTCTGGCACTGCCCtag
- the LOC103535847 gene encoding LOW QUALITY PROTEIN: caspase-1-like (The sequence of the model RefSeq protein was modified relative to this genomic sequence to represent the inferred CDS: inserted 2 bases in 1 codon; deleted 1 base in 1 codon), whose amino-acid sequence MENPGWMRLQLPAPGQGSARESRSQVQPQTGLEMDSEGMQVPGRGRELPTSGLESCRRLPASHPMGLPIGIQWIQQYSLSKYQHIRDTEGDQGMATVMKDLADGKEHLTSDSTFLVFMSHGVGAGLCGTKRTSKITNILTLNTIYEKFNKHCQANPKRSLSIQSCCGGLKDDATCEVHLESDFATFKSLHIWPLAVPSIQCLGTTWAQYLGTTPAQPLEKAVSSDARAQGYTVSRRKQATASLFIXNHTYNSNLQEHFQQVQYSFGKFPWQLLSQEQTTVFKKLYLFPGH is encoded by the exons ATGGAGAACCCTGGGTGGatgaggctgcagctgccagcacctggACAGGGCAGTGCAAGGGAGAGCAGGAGCCAAGTTCAGCCCCAGACAGGTCTGGAGATGGACAGCGAGGGGATGCAGGTGCCTGGCAGAGGACGGGAGCTGCCCACGTCTGgcctggagagctgcaggaggctgccAGCCTCTCACCCCATGG GGCTCCCCATTGGCATCCAGTGGATCCAGCAGTACTCCCTGAGCAAGTACCAGCACATCAGGGACACAGAGGGAGATCAG GGGATGGCTACAGTCATGAAGGATTTGGCAGATGGCAAAGAGCACTTA ACCTCTGACAGCACCTTCCTGGTCTTCATGTCCCACGGGGTTGGGGCTGGGCTCTGTGGGACCAAGAGAACAAGCAAGATCACAAACATCCTTACCCTCAATACCATCTATGAGAAATTCAACAAGCACTGCCAGGCAAACCCAAAGAGGTCATTATCCATCCAGTCCTGCTGTGGAG GACTGAAAGATGATGCAACCTGTGAGGTCCATCTGGAGAGTGATTTTGCCACTTTTAAGTCCCTCCACATCTG GCCACTGGCTGTGCCCTCCATCCAGTGCTTGGGCACCACTTGGGCCCAGTACTTGGGCACcactccagcacagcctctggAGAAGGCAGTGTCCTCTGATGCCAGGGCACAAGGCT ATACTGTCTCCAGGAGAAAGCAAGCCACAGCCTCCCTTTTCAT AAACCACACCTATAACAGCAACCTACAGGAGCACTTCCAACAG GTCCAGTATTCATTTGGTAAATTCCCTTGGCAGTTACTATCACAAGAACAGACTACAGTGTTCAAGAAGCTCTACCTCTTCCCAGGCCACTGA